CCACGACTGGCTGAAGGAGAACTCGGCCTTCCAGGCGCGGCCGTCGAAGATCAGGACTGAATTCCCTCCGCTCTCCACGTGGCTCGTAATGACCGACACCGTCCCCCACGCTGTCCTTTCCGGACAGTACGCGCTCGAGCAGACGTTCATCGTGCCCGTGGACGCGTTGCAGGCGCCCGAGTCGGCGCCCATCAGAGTGCTCGAGAAAATCGCCGGACGCGCGATGGCTTGACAGCGGCACTCAGCATTCAGCCCAGCAACCACTGCCGAATTGCGGAACTGCCGAATTTGAAAGGCGATGTGCGCGCGGCAGGTTTTTCAATTCGGCAATTCCGCGCTTCGGCAATTCGGCGATTGGTGGGGGCTGAATGCTAAGTGCTGACTGCTGAGTGCTGCTCTTCAACAAAAAACCCTCTCACTTCCGCGAGAGGGCTAAAGAATGGCTCGGCGTTACGTTCGTTCGGCTAGACGCGCACCACGTTCGCCGCCTGGAAACCTTTCGGTCCCTTCAGCAGGTCGAATTCCACGGTCTCGCCCTCGTTCAGGGAGCGATAACCGTTCTCCTGTATGGCGGAGAAGTGCACGAACACGTCTTCGCCGGAGGAACGCTGGATAAAGCCATAGCCTTTGGCCCCGTTAAACCACTTCACTGTTCCCTTCTCTCTCACGAAATGGCTCCTTTCGCTTCTGGTTGGAAGGGTCCGACAGCGCGTGGCCGGCCGCGATCTGTCTCGGCCTGCCTGCTGCGCGTCGGACTGGTTAAACCCCTGCGGCGGTGCAAAACCAATGTCCCCGAAAACACGAAGGCCGCTCCGGTGGCCGCTGCACGCGATGGTCGCGCGATCCGGCGGCTCGCCGGGCGGCGCCGTCCTCCAGGCACGCTCTAATTTCTGCTGATTCCGCCAACACTGAACCCTGTTCCGCTCCGCCGGTTCTTTCGGCGAAACTCGCGCCGCCAATGGGCCGCGAGCAGCGCATCATATTCAGGAACACTGCTGCGCGCAAGAGATTTTGGGACGTGATCAGTTTGAGACGGATTGCGCCAGAGCAAGCTCGCGATCTGAGTGTGTGCCAGGGCGCCCCACGCTCACGCCGCGTTCCGTGCGGCGTCAACGCGGGGAGCGACCGCACAAGCGGAGACACACTTGGCGGCATTCATTCTTCATTTGGCATTCTTCACTCTGCATTTGCCGTTACCATGATCTTAGTGCCTCCTGCCTCGCCGCAACCCGCTCCCAACCAGCGCCGGCCTTGGCCGGGACTGCTGCCGCTGCTGGCCGGCGCGTTGCGTCGTCGTGGCCCTGCTACCATCCGCTACCTCACCCAGATCGAGGTCCACACCTTCGCGTTCTCGGTGGCGGCCAACGCCATCCTGTCGTTTTTCCCGTTTGTGCTGCTGCTGCTCACGCTCACGCGCAACGTCTTTCACTCGCCGGCCATGACCAACGTGGTGCTCGACCTGATGCGCGACAACCTGCCCACCGGCCAGGAATTCGTGGTGCGCAACGTGCGCTACCTGGCCGGCGCGCGCCGCGGCATCGAGATCGCCTCGCTGGCCATCTTGCTGATCACCTCCACCGGCGTGTTTCTACCGCTCGAAGTGGCGCTCAACCGCGTGTGGGGATTTCCGAAAAACCGCAGCTACCTGCTCAACCAGCTCGTCTCGCTCGGACTGGCCTTCGTCGCTGGACTGCTGGCGCTGCTCTCGGTGGCGCTCACCGCCGGCAATCAGCGCGCGCTGGTCTTTCTCATGGGTGGATACGAGGGTTTTCTGTTCCGCGTCGTCGCCTACCTGGTGATGAAGTTCATCGCCATTGTGGCCAGCATTGCCATCTTCTTCCTCATTTACTGGTTGCTGCCCAACGGCAAAGTCCCGCCG
This genomic interval from Terriglobales bacterium contains the following:
- a CDS encoding cold shock domain-containing protein; its protein translation is MREKGTVKWFNGAKGYGFIQRSSGEDVFVHFSAIQENGYRSLNEGETVEFDLLKGPKGFQAANVVRV
- a CDS encoding YihY/virulence factor BrkB family protein; protein product: MILVPPASPQPAPNQRRPWPGLLPLLAGALRRRGPATIRYLTQIEVHTFAFSVAANAILSFFPFVLLLLTLTRNVFHSPAMTNVVLDLMRDNLPTGQEFVVRNVRYLAGARRGIEIASLAILLITSTGVFLPLEVALNRVWGFPKNRSYLLNQLVSLGLAFVAGLLALLSVALTAGNQRALVFLMGGYEGFLFRVVAYLVMKFIAIVASIAIFFLIYWLLPNGKVPPRAVVPAAIIAGMLWELSKHAYIGALPWLNFQEVYGPFSISVTLMFWAFISGLILLGGAHLSAEEKQS